The sequence GATCCGGGCGAGGGTGGACAAAGGGACCGGGCCCCCGGTCGCACGGTCGTCCACGAAATGTCCGGGGAATGACTGCCAACATGCCAGGGTTCTCCCACCACGGAGGGTGAGCCCCGGGCCGGACGGTAGGCTCGCCCACAGAAGCGGGATCTACCCTCCGTGACCGGCACCACCCAGCGTCCGGCCCCAGCGACGTGGCCGACCCGGTCCCTCACGGGGTCACTCTTCACAATGGAAGGAGCCCTGAGACAGGGTGAGCACGACGCCGAATGCATTCGAGTGGTCGGACCTCGACGACCGGACCGTCGACACGGCCCGGGTCCTGGCGATGGACGCGGTTCAGAAGGTCGGCAACGGACACCCGGGGACGGCCATGTCGCTGGCCCCCGCCGCCTACCTGATCTTCCAGCGCTTCCTGCGCCACGACCCGACCGACCCGGCCTGGGCCGGCCGTGACCGGTTCGTCCTCTCCCCCGGGCACACCAGCCTGACCCTCTACACCCAGCTCTACTTCTCCGGCTACGGCCTGGAGCTCGACGACCTCAAGGCCTTCCGGGTCGCCGGCAGCCGCACCCCCGGTCACCCGGAGCACGGCCACACCGCCGGCGTCGAGACCACCACCGGCCCGCTCGGCCAGGGCATCGCCAACGCCGTGGGCATGGCGATGGCGGCCCGCTTCGAGCGCGGCCTGTTCGACCCGGACGCCGCGGCCGGCGAGTCGCCGTTCGACCACACCGTCTGGGCCATCGTCTCCGACGGCGACCTGGAGGAGGGCATCTCCGCCGAGGCCTCCTCGCTCGCCGGCCACCAGAAGCTCGGCAACCTGGTCGCGCTCTACGACGACAACCACATCTCGATCGAGGGCGACACCGAGACGGCCTTCTCCGAGGACGTCCTCAAGCGCTACGAGGCGTACGGCTGGCACGTCCAGCGCGTCGCCCCGAAGTCGAACGGCGACATCGACGTCGCCGCGCTCGCCGACGCCCTCGCCGCCGCCAAGGCCGAGACCTCCCGCCCGTCGATGATCGCTATGCGCACGATCATCGCCTGGCCGGCCCCGGACGCCCAGAACACCGCCAAGGCGCACGGCTCCGCGCTCGGCGCCGCCGAGATCGCCGCCACCAAGAAGGTCCTGGGCTTCGACCCGGAGAAGACCTTCGAGGTCAGCGACCAGGTCATCGAGCACGCCCGGCTGGTCGTCAAGCGCGGCAAGGCCGCCCGCGGCGAGTGGGAGAAGTCCTTCGACGCCTGGCGCGCCGCCAACCCGCACCGCGCCGCCGAGTTCGAGCGCATCACGGCCGGCGAGCTGCCCGAGGGCTGGAAGAAGGCCGTCCCGGTCTTCGAGGCCGGCAAGGCCGTCGCCACCCGCAAGGCCAGCGGCGAGACCCTCAAGGCCCTCGGCCAGGTGATCCCGGAGCTGTGGGGCGGCTCGGCCGACCTCGCCGAGTCCAACCTCACCACCATCGACGAGGACAGCTCCTTCCTCCCCGAGGGCAACCCGCTGAAGTCCGCCAGCCCCTACGGCCGGACCATCCACTTCGGCATCCGCGAGCACGCCATGGGCTCCACCATGAACGGCATCGCGCTGCACGGGAAGACCCGCGTGTTCGGCGGCACCTTCCTGGTCTTCGCCGACTACATGCGCCCCGCCGTCCGCCTGGCCGCCCTGATGAAGCTGCCGGTCACCTACGTGTGGACGCACGACTCCATCGGCCTCGGCGAGGACGGCCCGACCCACCAGCCGGTCGAGCACCTGGCCTCGCTGCGCGCCATCCCGGGTCTGGCCATGGTCCGTCCGGCCGACGCCAACGAGACCGCCGTCGCCTGGCGCACCGTTCTGGAGCGCCAGACCACCCACCCCGGCCCGGTCGGCCTGGCCCTCACCCGCCAGAACGTCCCGACCTTCGACCGCACGGTGTACGGCTCCGCCGAGGGCACCGCGAAGGGCGGCTACATCCTGGCCGAGGCCTCCAGCGGCACCCCGCAGGTGATCCTGCTCGGCACCGGCTCCGAGGTCCAGCTGGCCGTCGACGCCCGCGAGGTGCTGGAGGCCGAGGGCATCGCCACCCGGGTCGTCTCGGTCCCGTCCTTCGAGTGGTTCCAGGAGCAGGACCAGGCCTACCGCGACAGCGTGCTGCCGCCGTCGGTCAAGGCCCGCGTCTCGGTCGAGGCCGGCATCGCCCAGGGCTGGCGCGAGCTGGTCGGCGACCACGGCCGGATCGTCTCGCTGGAGCACTTCGGCGCCTCCGCCGACTACCAGGTGCTGTTCGAGGAGTTCGGCATCACCGCCGAGCGCGTCGTGGCCGAGGCCCACAACGCGCTCCGCTCGCTCGAGGCCGTCAACCGCTAGCGGCCCCCGGGCCGGGGCGCCGACCGCACATCGGCGCCCCGGCCCGCCCCACACACCCCACAGCAGCAAAAGACGTAAGGACTGAAGCACCATGACCGACGCACTGAAGCGCCTCAGCGACGAAGGCGTGGCGATCTGGCTGGACGACCTCAGCCGCAAGCGGCTGAACAGCGGCAACCTCGCCGAGCTGGTGCAGCACAAGCACGTGGTGGGCGTGACCACCAACCCGACCATCTTCCAGAAGGCCATCGGCGGCGGCGACAGCTCCTACGACGGCCAGCTGAAGGACCTCGCCGTCCGCAAGGTCACCACGGACGAGGCCGTCCGCATGATCACCACCTCGGACGTCCGTGACGCCGCCGACGTGCTGCGCCCGGTCTACGACGCCTCCAACGGCCGCGACGGCCGGGTGTCGATCGAGGTCGACCCGCGGCTCGCCCACGAGACCGCCGCCACGGTGGCCGAGGCCAAGCAGCTGTGGTGGCTGGTCGACCGCCCGAACGTGTTCATCAAGATCCCCGCCACCAAGGCCGGTCTGCCCGCGATCGCCGAGGTCATCGGCAAGGGCATCAGCGTCAACGTCACGCTGATCTTCTCGCTGGAGCGCTACAAGGCCGTCATGGAGGCCTACCTGACCGGCCTGGAGGCCGCCAAGGCCAAGGGCCTGGACCTCTCCCAGATCGAGTCGGTCGCCTCCTTCTTCGTGTCCCGCGTGGACACCGAGATCGACAAGCGGCTGGAGAAGATCGGCGGCGACGCCAAGGACCTCCGCTCCAAGGCCGCGCTGGCCAACGCCCGCCTCGCCTACCAGGCGTACGAGGAGGTCTTCGGCAGCGTCGACGGCAAGAGCGCCGGCAGCGCCCGCTGGGCCGCCCTGGAGGCCGCCGGCGCCAAGCCGCAGCGTCCGCTCTGGGCCTCCACCGGCGTCAAGGACCCGGCCCTGCCGGACACCCTCTACGTCACCGAGCTGGTCGCCCCCGGCACCGTGAACACGATGCCCGAGGCCACCCTGGACGCCACCGACGACCACGGTGTGGTCACCGGCGGGACCATCGTCCCCAACTACGCCGACGCCAAGGCCGTGATGGACGCCATCGCCGCCGCGGGCGTCGACTACGACGACGTCGTCCAGGTGCTGGAGGACGAGGGCGTCGAGAAGTTCGAGCAGTCCTGGAACGAGCTGCTCGACACCGTCACCGCCTCGCTCGCCTCCTTCGCCGACGAGAAGTGACCCCCTGCGAACGGCGCACGAAAGCGGAGCCCATCAAGTGAGCACTGATTTCCCCGAGTTGACCCCGGTGCAGGACGCGGACGACCTCCCGTCGGCACCCGTCAACCCGCTTCGCGACCCCTCGGACCGGCGGCTCCCGCGCATCGCGGGGCCGTCCGGCCTGGTCATCTTCGGGGTCACCGGCGACCTCTCCCGCAAGAAGCTCATGCCGGCCATCTACGACCTGGCCAACCGCGGCCTGCTGCCGCCGGGCTTCTCGCTCGTCGGCTTCGCCCGCCGCGAGTGGGAGGACGAGGACTTCGCCAAGGAGGTCCACGACGCGGTCAAGGAGCACGCCCGCACCCCCTTCCGCGAGGAGGTCTGGCAGCAGCTCGCCAAGGGCATGCGTTTCGTCCAGGGCGACTTCGGCGACGACGAGGCCTTCGACAAGCTCCGCGAGACCATCGAGGAGCTGGACCAGGCCCAGGGCACCGGCGGCAACTTCGCCTTCTACCTGTCCGTGCCGCCGAAGTTCTTCCCGACCGTCGTCCAGCAGCTCAAGAAGCACGGGCTGGCCGACCCGCCGAGCGGATCCTGGCGCCGCGCCGTCATCGAGAAGCCCTTCGGCCACGACCTGGAGTCCGCCCAGGAGCTGAACCGGATCGTCCACGAGGTCTTCCCCCGGGACGAGGTCTTCCGGATCGACCACTACCTGGGCAAGGAGACCGTCCAGAACATCCTGGCGCTCCGCTTCGCCAACCAGATGTTCGAGCCGATCTGGAACCGGTCGTACGTCGACCACGTGCAGATCACCATGGCCGAGGACATCGGCATCGGCGGCCGGGCCGGCTACTACGACGGCATCGGCTCCGCCCGTGACGTCATCCAGAACCACCTGCTCCAGCTGATGGCGCTCACCGCCATCGAGGAGCCGGCGTCCTTCCACCCGAAGGCGCTGGTGGCCGAGAAGCTCAAGGTGCTCAGCGCCGTCAAGCTCCCGGCCGACCTGGGCGAGCACACCGTGCGCGCCCAGTACACGGCCGGCTGGCAGGGCGGCGAGGAGGTCGGCGGCTACCTCGACGAGGACGGCATCAACCCGGACTCCAAGACCGACACCTACGCGGCCATCAAGCTGGAGATCAACAACCGCCGCTGGGCCGGGGTGCCGTTCTACCTGCGCACCGGCAAGCGGCTGGGCCGCCGGGTCACCGAGATCGCGGTGGTCTTCCAGCGCGCCCCGTACCTGCCGTTCGACTCCTACGCGACCGAGGAGCTGGGGCAGAACGCCCTGGTCATCCGGGTGCAGCCGGACGAGGGCGTCACCGTGCGGTTCGGCTCCAAGGTGCCGGGCACCTCCTTCGAGGTCCGGGACGTCACGATGGACTTCGCCTACGGCGAGTCCTTCACCGAGTCCTCCCCGGAGGCGTACGAGCGGCTCATCCTCGATGTGCTGCTCGGCGACGCCAACCTCTTCCCGCGCCACCAGGAGGTCGAGCTCTCCTGGCAGATCCTCGACCCGATCGAGAAGTACTGGGACGCCCACGGCAAGCCCGCGGAGTACGCGGCCGGCACCTGGGGCCCGGCCGAGGCGGACGAGATGCTCGCACGAGACGGCAGGAGCTGGCGCCGGCCATGAAGACCGACCTCACGGACACCACGTCCAGCAAGATCAACGCAGCGCTCATGGAGGCGCGCCGGGCCAGCGGCTCGACGGCCGCCGGCATGGTGCTCACCCTGGTGATCGTGACCGACGAGGGCAGCGCGTACGACGCCCTCAGGGCCGCCAACGACGCCTCCCGCGAGCACCCCTCGCGCACCCTGGCGGTCATCAAGCGTGCCGGGCGCTCGCCCCGGGCCCGCGCCGAGACCCGCCTGGACGCCGAGATCCTGGTCGGCTCCGACGCCGGCTCCGGCGAAACGGTCGTCCTGCGCATGCACGGCGAACTCGCCGCGCACGCCCAGTCGGTCGTCCTGCCGCTGCTGCTGCCGGACGCCCCGGTCGTGGTCTGGTGGCCGGAGAACGCGCCGCTGCACCCGGCGCAGGACCCGCTCGGCGCGCTCGCCCAGCGCCGGATCACCGACGCGGTCACCGCCGAGTCCCCGGTCGGCCAGCTCGCCCAGCGGGCCCAGAGCTACACCCCGGGCGACACCGACCTGGCCTGGACCCGGATCACCGG comes from Streptomyces sp. TLI_053 and encodes:
- the opcA gene encoding glucose-6-phosphate dehydrogenase assembly protein OpcA → MKTDLTDTTSSKINAALMEARRASGSTAAGMVLTLVIVTDEGSAYDALRAANDASREHPSRTLAVIKRAGRSPRARAETRLDAEILVGSDAGSGETVVLRMHGELAAHAQSVVLPLLLPDAPVVVWWPENAPLHPAQDPLGALAQRRITDAVTAESPVGQLAQRAQSYTPGDTDLAWTRITGWRSMLAAALDQRPSTITSAVVEGESYNPSVELLGLWLHNRLHVPVERVVTNGPGITAVHLRTTDGDITLDRPDGLLGTLSMPRSPDRQVALKRRETSELIAEELRRLDPDDIYAVAVRTPVERLKEPDTTEPAAAAKAAGAAVEQAAEEAVAEETAAATAPEGGARKGAAKRAAKKAGA
- the zwf gene encoding glucose-6-phosphate dehydrogenase, coding for MQDADDLPSAPVNPLRDPSDRRLPRIAGPSGLVIFGVTGDLSRKKLMPAIYDLANRGLLPPGFSLVGFARREWEDEDFAKEVHDAVKEHARTPFREEVWQQLAKGMRFVQGDFGDDEAFDKLRETIEELDQAQGTGGNFAFYLSVPPKFFPTVVQQLKKHGLADPPSGSWRRAVIEKPFGHDLESAQELNRIVHEVFPRDEVFRIDHYLGKETVQNILALRFANQMFEPIWNRSYVDHVQITMAEDIGIGGRAGYYDGIGSARDVIQNHLLQLMALTAIEEPASFHPKALVAEKLKVLSAVKLPADLGEHTVRAQYTAGWQGGEEVGGYLDEDGINPDSKTDTYAAIKLEINNRRWAGVPFYLRTGKRLGRRVTEIAVVFQRAPYLPFDSYATEELGQNALVIRVQPDEGVTVRFGSKVPGTSFEVRDVTMDFAYGESFTESSPEAYERLILDVLLGDANLFPRHQEVELSWQILDPIEKYWDAHGKPAEYAAGTWGPAEADEMLARDGRSWRRP
- the tal gene encoding transaldolase yields the protein MTDALKRLSDEGVAIWLDDLSRKRLNSGNLAELVQHKHVVGVTTNPTIFQKAIGGGDSSYDGQLKDLAVRKVTTDEAVRMITTSDVRDAADVLRPVYDASNGRDGRVSIEVDPRLAHETAATVAEAKQLWWLVDRPNVFIKIPATKAGLPAIAEVIGKGISVNVTLIFSLERYKAVMEAYLTGLEAAKAKGLDLSQIESVASFFVSRVDTEIDKRLEKIGGDAKDLRSKAALANARLAYQAYEEVFGSVDGKSAGSARWAALEAAGAKPQRPLWASTGVKDPALPDTLYVTELVAPGTVNTMPEATLDATDDHGVVTGGTIVPNYADAKAVMDAIAAAGVDYDDVVQVLEDEGVEKFEQSWNELLDTVTASLASFADEK
- the tkt gene encoding transketolase encodes the protein MSTTPNAFEWSDLDDRTVDTARVLAMDAVQKVGNGHPGTAMSLAPAAYLIFQRFLRHDPTDPAWAGRDRFVLSPGHTSLTLYTQLYFSGYGLELDDLKAFRVAGSRTPGHPEHGHTAGVETTTGPLGQGIANAVGMAMAARFERGLFDPDAAAGESPFDHTVWAIVSDGDLEEGISAEASSLAGHQKLGNLVALYDDNHISIEGDTETAFSEDVLKRYEAYGWHVQRVAPKSNGDIDVAALADALAAAKAETSRPSMIAMRTIIAWPAPDAQNTAKAHGSALGAAEIAATKKVLGFDPEKTFEVSDQVIEHARLVVKRGKAARGEWEKSFDAWRAANPHRAAEFERITAGELPEGWKKAVPVFEAGKAVATRKASGETLKALGQVIPELWGGSADLAESNLTTIDEDSSFLPEGNPLKSASPYGRTIHFGIREHAMGSTMNGIALHGKTRVFGGTFLVFADYMRPAVRLAALMKLPVTYVWTHDSIGLGEDGPTHQPVEHLASLRAIPGLAMVRPADANETAVAWRTVLERQTTHPGPVGLALTRQNVPTFDRTVYGSAEGTAKGGYILAEASSGTPQVILLGTGSEVQLAVDAREVLEAEGIATRVVSVPSFEWFQEQDQAYRDSVLPPSVKARVSVEAGIAQGWRELVGDHGRIVSLEHFGASADYQVLFEEFGITAERVVAEAHNALRSLEAVNR